One region of Pleuronectes platessa chromosome 18, fPlePla1.1, whole genome shotgun sequence genomic DNA includes:
- the necap1 gene encoding adaptin ear-binding coat-associated protein 1 encodes MAAEGEYESILCVKPDVHVYRIPPRASNRAYRAADWKLDAPDWSGRMRITAKGKVAYIKLEDKISGELFAQAPVEEYPGVTVETVSDSSRYFVLRIQDDNGRSAFIGVGFGDRGDAFDFNVSLQDHFKWVKQEIELRKSSQLGDSGPKLDLGFKEGQTITLNIGQGRKRDKPRPLSSGGFGLLPPPPGGKIAPPPSSGSSNHNIAPQTGDTATGCLLELDSSNCNTVVQSNPGSDVWGDFSAPASSGPTPSQPQNSPDWIQF; translated from the exons ATGGCGGCGGAGGGAGAGTACGAGTCCATCCTGTGCGTTAAACCCGATGTGCACGTCTACCGGATCCCGCCGCGCGCTTCAAACCGCGCCTACAG GGCTGCTGACTGGAAGCTCGATGCTCCGGACTGGTCCGGTCGAATGAGGATCACAGCCAAGGGCAAAGTGGCTTACATCAAACTGGAGGACAAAATCTCAG GTGAGCTGTTTGCTCAGGCACCAGTCGAGGAGTATCCCGGCGTCACAGTGGAAACAGTCAGTGACTCCAGCAGATACTTTGTTCTGCGGATACAGGACGACAACG GTCGCAGCGCTTTCATCGGAGTCGGCTTCGGGGACCGAGGAGACGCCTTTGACTTTAACGTGTCTTTGCAGGATCATTTCAA ATGGGTCAAACAGGAGATTGAACTCCGTAAGAGTTCCCAGCTCGGGGATTCAGGACCCAAACTGGACTTGGGCTTTAAGGAGGGACAGACCATCACACTCAACATAGGG CAAGGTCGAAAAAGGGATAAACCCCGCCCACTGAGCTCAGGTGGGTTTGGACTCctcccaccaccacctggaGGCAAGATAGCCCCTCCTCCTTCGTCAGGCTCATCCAATCACAACATCGCCCCTCAGACAGGAGACACAGCAACAG GCTGCCTCCTGGAGCTGGACAGCAGCAACTGCAACACAGTGGTTCAGTCAAACCCGGGTTCAGATGTGTGGGGAGACTTCTCTGCTCCTGCAAG CTCAGGTCCAACTCCATCTCAGCCACAGAACTCTCCAGACTGGATCCAGTTCTGA